In the Hordeum vulgare subsp. vulgare chromosome 7H, MorexV3_pseudomolecules_assembly, whole genome shotgun sequence genome, one interval contains:
- the LOC123409076 gene encoding very-long-chain 3-oxoacyl-CoA reductase 1-like — translation MAWCHNKKKGKDGQRMAFLRQEQAAPAWFLSLAFLGALCASAFSFRLLAYLALCLRRPKDLRRRYGAWAVVTGPTSGIGRSVALELASRGLNLVLVDLSAANLKEISHTVRSRHAVQTKTVVFDLSLVSTAQGDEAMRRLREAVAGLDVGVLVNNAGVAKPGAVYLHEPDVEAWVRMVRVNLWAVTEVTAAVLPGMVERGRGAVINMGSASSEAIPSFPLYTIYGATKRYVAQFSRSLYVEYRSKGIDVQCQAPFYVATKMVSMLAKTGWAGRLSMFLIAPTPDAYARAAVRWIGHGPPLCTPNLGHQLMWCLAAILPDFVHDWLRMHEHLQHRALAQRGYSRAATLK, via the exons ATGGCATGGTGCCATAATAAGAAAAAAGGGAAAGACGGCCAGAGGATGGCATTCCTCCGTCAAGAGCAGGCGGCGCCGGCATGGTTCCTCTCGCTGGCCTTCCTCGGCGCCCTTTGCGCCTCTGCATTCTCGTTCCGCCTCCTCGCCTACCTCGCGCTCTGCTTGCGCCGGCCGAAGGACCTCCGCCGTCGCTACGGCGCCTGGGCCGTCGTCACCGGCCCGACGTCCGGCATCGGCCGGTCCGTCGCTCTGGAGCTCGCCAGCCGGGGCCTCAACCTCGTGCTCGTCGACCTCAGCGCTGCCAATCTCAAGGAGATCTCTCACACCGTCAGATCTCGCCACGCCGTGCAGACCAAGACCGTGGTGTTCGACCTGTCCCTCGTTTCTACTGCCCAAG GTGACGAGGCGATGCGGCGGCTCCGAGAGGCCGTGGCGGGGCTGGACGTGGGAGTGCTAGTGAACAACGCCGGGGTGGCGAAGCCGGGCGCGGTGTACCTGCACGAGCCCGACGTGGAGGCGTGGGTGAGGATGGTACGGGTGAACCTGTGGGCGGTGACGGAGGTGACCGCCGCGGTGCTGCCGGGGATGGTGGAGCGAGGCAGGGGCGCCGTCATCAACATGGGCTCGGCCTCGTCGGAGGCCATCCCCTCTTTCCCCCTCTACACCATTTACGGCGCCACCAAACG GTATGTTGCGCAGTTCTCCAGGAGCCTTTACGTTGAGtacagaagtaaagggatcgatgTGCAGTGTCAG GCTCCGTTCTACGTGGCGACCAAGATGGTGTCGATGCTCGCCAAGACCGGTTGGGCCGGACGCCTCTCTATGTTCCTCATTGCACCGACGCCCGACGCATACGCGCGCGCGGCGGTGCGCTGGATCGGCCATGGCCCGCCACTCTGCACCCCCAACCTCGGCCACCAGCTCATGTGGTGCCTCGCCGCCATCCTGCCGGACTTCGTCCACGATTGGCTCCGCATGCACGAGCACCTGCAACACAGAGCGCTGGCCCAGAGAGGGTATAGCCGGGCAGCAACTCTCAAGTGA